Proteins co-encoded in one Brassica rapa cultivar Chiifu-401-42 chromosome A02, CAAS_Brap_v3.01, whole genome shotgun sequence genomic window:
- the LOC103853529 gene encoding probable respiratory burst oxidase homolog protein I translates to MHNYLTSVYDVGDARSTLLTMIQTLHHAKNGVDMFSGTKVRTHFGRPKWKKVLSKISTKHKNARIGVFYCGGPSLGKELSTLCHEFNQTGCSRFEFRKEQF, encoded by the exons ATGCACAACTACTTGACGAGTGTGTACGACGTTGGAGATGCTCGAAGTACTCTTCTCACCATGATCCAAACGTTACACCACGCCAAAAATGGCGTTGACATGTTTTCTGGAACTAAG GTACGAACACACTTTGGGAGACCGAAGTGGAAGAAGGTTTTATCAAAGATTAGCACCAAACATAAGAATGCAAGAATCG GAGTGTTCTATTGTGGAGGACCGAGTTTAGGGAAGGAACTCTCCACATTGTGCCATGAATTTAATCAAACGGGCTGTTCCAGGTTCGAGTTCCGCAAAGAACAGTTTTAA